One genomic region from Pirellulales bacterium encodes:
- a CDS encoding DUF2171 domain-containing protein, translating into MASSMKNTVANAGHAVADAAKNVGDKIAQGAEEAAEFVKDKTGMGGPAEGTDVGVAGIKKHMKVIASCGKTVGTVDGVESNAIKLTRKDSPDGQHHFIPVGWVERVDSHVHLSKNSRETEENWKADALSCGCAE; encoded by the coding sequence ATGGCGAGTTCGATGAAGAATACTGTGGCGAATGCGGGCCACGCGGTGGCCGACGCCGCGAAGAATGTGGGCGATAAGATTGCCCAAGGCGCCGAAGAGGCTGCTGAGTTTGTGAAAGATAAGACCGGAATGGGCGGCCCGGCCGAAGGGACGGACGTTGGCGTTGCCGGAATTAAGAAACATATGAAGGTCATCGCGTCGTGCGGCAAGACGGTCGGCACCGTAGACGGTGTGGAAAGTAATGCCATTAAGCTGACGAGGAAGGATAGCCCTGACGGGCAGCACCACTTCATTCCAGTCGGATGGGTCGAGCGCGTGGATAGCCACGTCCATCTATCGAAGAACTCCCGGGAAACAGAAGAGAACTGGAAAGCGGACGCCCTGTCGTGCGGTTGCGCTGAGTAA
- a CDS encoding GNAT family N-acetyltransferase encodes MKSNCHAFIAGFTSPDHGIHQLITANRVLAQKVRNVFETATVVHLSNPVTDNADFGRNMNRIDSRIAPLAVDLAQPLGPPPTPGTISDIPVIVSEVQTRQDLNEFISLPWQIYKGDRNWAPPLWVEAQAFLDRRRHPFYLHGAATQFIARREQAVVGRVLVSDDPNYNKAHATNVGCFGMFESLDDETIGDALLDASAEWLARRGRTELMGPIDYSTNYPCGLLIEGFDTPQRVLMNHNPPYYAKLLESWGLTKVKDLHGWWFDCSCPKMSRWASRAARTSSRGKIEIRQLTFKDFDAEVARCMELYNQAWENNWGFVKMTEAEFRDLAKHLKQFAEPQLMLMAEVAGRPAGLAITIPDFNQATRPLNGRLTTFGLPLGLFRLWRNMRRIRAGRVLVLGVLPEFRGRGVTELLILRTREIGQRLGYVGAELGWTLEDNALINRPIQKAGAVPYKRFRIYHSAT; translated from the coding sequence TTGAAGAGCAATTGCCATGCCTTTATAGCTGGGTTTACCTCGCCGGATCATGGAATCCACCAGCTCATTACCGCCAATCGCGTCTTGGCACAGAAAGTGCGAAATGTTTTTGAAACCGCGACGGTCGTTCACCTCTCAAATCCGGTAACGGATAACGCAGATTTCGGAAGAAATATGAACCGTATCGATTCGAGAATCGCTCCGCTAGCAGTCGATTTGGCGCAGCCATTGGGACCGCCGCCTACGCCTGGAACCATCTCCGATATCCCGGTAATTGTTTCCGAGGTGCAGACCCGGCAAGATTTAAACGAATTCATCTCCCTACCCTGGCAGATCTATAAAGGAGACCGGAATTGGGCGCCTCCGTTGTGGGTGGAGGCGCAAGCATTTTTGGACCGTCGGCGCCACCCGTTCTACCTTCATGGAGCCGCGACGCAGTTTATCGCGCGACGGGAGCAGGCCGTCGTAGGCCGAGTACTAGTTAGCGACGACCCAAATTACAACAAGGCGCACGCAACGAATGTCGGCTGTTTCGGCATGTTTGAAAGTCTCGACGACGAAACTATTGGCGATGCCTTGCTGGATGCGAGTGCGGAATGGCTTGCTCGCCGCGGGCGCACTGAGCTGATGGGGCCGATCGACTATTCGACGAATTACCCGTGCGGTCTCCTGATTGAGGGCTTCGATACGCCGCAACGAGTACTCATGAATCACAACCCGCCTTACTACGCAAAGCTGCTTGAGAGTTGGGGGCTGACCAAGGTCAAAGACCTCCATGGATGGTGGTTTGACTGCTCATGCCCTAAGATGTCGCGGTGGGCTAGTCGAGCGGCGCGAACCTCTAGTCGCGGAAAGATTGAAATTCGTCAACTCACTTTTAAGGATTTTGACGCTGAAGTCGCGCGGTGCATGGAGCTTTACAATCAGGCGTGGGAAAACAATTGGGGCTTCGTGAAGATGACCGAGGCGGAGTTTCGCGATCTTGCCAAACATTTGAAGCAATTCGCAGAGCCACAATTGATGCTTATGGCCGAGGTCGCCGGAAGACCAGCAGGACTCGCCATTACGATTCCTGACTTCAACCAGGCCACACGCCCTTTGAATGGGCGGCTGACCACATTTGGTTTGCCGCTCGGTCTGTTCCGCCTGTGGCGGAACATGCGACGCATTCGTGCCGGGAGGGTCTTGGTCCTGGGGGTGCTCCCCGAATTTCGCGGACGAGGCGTCACCGAGCTGTTAATCCTGCGAACCCGCGAAATAGGGCAGCGGCTAGGCTATGTCGGAGCCGAATTAGGGTGGACCTTGGAAGACAATGCACTGATCAACCGGCCCATTCAGAAGGCTGGCGCCGTGCCCTACAAACGATTCCGAATTTACCACTCTGCCACTTGA
- a CDS encoding FAD-dependent oxidoreductase, whose protein sequence is MSISPSPVWRAPDGPTFPALAKSLSVDVCVVGGGIAGISAAYFLKRAGKKVCLLERDHLGSGDTGRTTAHLTCVTDVRLTELVKAFGRESATLVWRAGTTAVNAIERIVAEHDIACEFRRVPGFLHAALYGRDDETESLREEAELARQLGFDAEFVAEAPIVNKPGMRISDQAKFRPLEYASTLAHFIDGDGSFVHEHSEVSEVEDKPLEVVANGCKVSCQDIVMATEIPLMGKTGLLRASLLQTKLAGYSSYVVSGLLPSGTLPEISLWDTSDPYYYLRVDREPDRDRVIFGGNDHKTGQVNDTEDCYCRLEKTLSEILPKVEIDHRWSGQVIETNDGLPLIGEESPHQFVATGFNGNGMTFATVAAMVIRDAILKKDNPWQELFSVDRKKIRGGTWDYIKENIDFPYYFVADRLKVAKSPNADDVEIGQGKVLKIDGVNVACAREATGRLHRVSAVCTHLGCLVNWNDAEQTWDCPCHGSRFKASGQVLAGPAESPLEPVPWPRKTTE, encoded by the coding sequence ATGAGCATTTCGCCTTCTCCCGTTTGGCGAGCTCCAGATGGACCCACATTTCCTGCGTTGGCAAAGTCCCTGAGCGTGGACGTATGCGTGGTTGGTGGCGGAATTGCCGGGATCAGCGCCGCGTATTTCCTAAAGAGAGCCGGAAAAAAGGTTTGTTTACTAGAGCGCGACCACCTTGGCAGTGGGGATACGGGCAGGACGACGGCGCATTTGACGTGCGTAACTGATGTTCGCCTGACTGAGCTCGTCAAGGCGTTCGGACGAGAGTCCGCGACCCTGGTTTGGCGAGCGGGCACCACCGCTGTTAATGCCATTGAGCGCATCGTGGCAGAGCACGACATCGCTTGCGAGTTTCGGCGAGTTCCCGGTTTTCTACACGCCGCGCTGTACGGTCGTGACGACGAAACCGAATCCTTGCGTGAAGAGGCCGAGCTGGCGCGGCAGCTCGGATTTGATGCCGAGTTCGTTGCCGAAGCACCGATCGTCAACAAACCTGGCATGAGAATCAGCGATCAGGCGAAGTTCCGGCCGCTGGAATACGCTTCGACGTTGGCCCACTTCATTGACGGGGACGGCAGCTTCGTTCACGAGCACTCTGAGGTGTCCGAAGTCGAGGACAAGCCATTGGAGGTCGTTGCCAACGGGTGCAAAGTCTCGTGCCAGGACATTGTAATGGCGACGGAGATTCCCCTGATGGGGAAGACGGGCCTTCTGCGAGCATCCCTCTTGCAGACAAAACTGGCGGGTTACTCCTCCTATGTCGTAAGCGGGCTCCTTCCGTCTGGCACGTTACCTGAGATCAGCCTTTGGGATACGAGCGATCCGTACTATTACCTGCGCGTTGACAGGGAGCCGGATCGCGATCGCGTGATATTCGGCGGCAACGATCACAAGACTGGCCAAGTCAACGACACGGAAGATTGTTATTGCCGCCTGGAGAAAACCCTGTCCGAAATCCTGCCGAAGGTCGAGATCGACCATCGCTGGTCAGGTCAGGTGATTGAGACCAACGACGGCTTGCCACTAATCGGAGAAGAATCGCCGCATCAGTTCGTCGCGACCGGATTCAACGGCAATGGAATGACCTTCGCGACCGTCGCTGCAATGGTCATTCGCGATGCCATTCTTAAAAAAGATAATCCCTGGCAAGAGCTCTTTTCTGTGGATCGTAAGAAGATACGTGGCGGCACATGGGACTATATCAAGGAGAACATCGATTTCCCTTACTACTTCGTAGCCGACCGTCTGAAGGTCGCCAAGTCCCCGAATGCCGACGATGTGGAGATAGGGCAGGGAAAAGTCCTAAAGATTGATGGCGTCAACGTGGCCTGCGCGCGCGAGGCGACTGGTCGTTTGCACCGAGTGTCGGCCGTATGCACACATCTCGGGTGCCTTGTGAATTGGAACGACGCTGAACAAACGTGGGACTGCCCGTGCCATGGTTCACGGTTCAAGGCCTCTGGACAGGTTTTGGCCGGCCCCGCTGAATCCCCGCTTGAACCAGTTCCGTGGCCGAGGAAAACCACGGAATGA
- a CDS encoding DUF763 domain-containing protein: MRRSGHADLPLHGGHVPQWLAQRMAALGGAISETIIQQYGTDELLARLADPFWFQAFGCVLGMDWHSSGVTTSVVGALKRALRSKAGELGIYICGGRGRHSRQTPDELISVGEDTGLDANALVRASRLSARVDNNAVGDGFQLYLHSFIVARNGQWVVVQQGMNVQTGMARRYHWHSQRLKSFIEAPHSGIAGESQGQIMNLVDGQAAPAQGAILDILRQKPETNLQEIRKLMMHRRHEVGRHCVDLKRLGAVLLTAYERNLSDFASALLLEKLGPRTLQSLALVAEVIHGTPTRFRDPARFAFAHGGKDRHPFPVPTKVYDRTVEVLETSLERAKLGDKERSEGLSRLHRFVKTIEHTLQPEADFEKLIAHEYQISPSLGGRSVFGPARSPESTNTQLRLF; encoded by the coding sequence ATGAGACGTTCGGGTCATGCCGATCTGCCGCTGCATGGCGGCCACGTTCCTCAATGGCTCGCCCAGCGTATGGCGGCTCTTGGTGGCGCCATTTCTGAAACGATCATTCAGCAGTACGGCACCGACGAACTACTGGCGCGGCTGGCCGATCCCTTTTGGTTTCAGGCCTTCGGGTGCGTATTAGGAATGGACTGGCATTCGTCGGGCGTTACGACGTCCGTAGTCGGCGCGCTCAAGCGAGCGCTGCGGTCGAAAGCCGGCGAGCTTGGAATCTACATCTGTGGTGGCCGGGGACGCCATTCGCGCCAGACCCCCGACGAACTCATATCCGTCGGAGAGGACACTGGCCTCGATGCCAATGCTCTAGTACGTGCCAGCCGACTTTCCGCCCGCGTCGATAATAACGCCGTGGGTGACGGCTTTCAGCTGTATCTGCACAGCTTCATTGTTGCGCGCAATGGGCAATGGGTAGTCGTTCAGCAAGGAATGAATGTTCAGACAGGCATGGCCCGTCGTTATCATTGGCACTCTCAGCGCCTCAAGAGCTTTATTGAGGCACCCCATAGCGGTATCGCCGGCGAGTCGCAGGGTCAGATCATGAACCTTGTGGATGGCCAAGCGGCTCCAGCACAAGGAGCCATCCTCGATATCCTAAGGCAAAAGCCGGAAACCAATCTGCAAGAGATCCGCAAGCTCATGATGCATCGGCGGCACGAAGTCGGTCGCCACTGCGTCGATCTTAAGCGCCTTGGCGCTGTTTTGCTTACGGCCTACGAGCGAAACCTGTCGGACTTTGCGTCTGCTCTTCTTTTAGAAAAGTTGGGGCCTCGAACGCTTCAATCGCTTGCTCTCGTCGCCGAAGTCATTCACGGAACACCGACAAGATTTCGGGACCCAGCACGGTTCGCTTTTGCGCACGGCGGCAAGGACCGCCATCCATTTCCAGTGCCGACGAAAGTTTACGACCGAACGGTCGAGGTTTTGGAAACGTCGTTGGAAAGGGCGAAACTAGGTGATAAGGAGCGGAGCGAAGGTTTGTCGCGTCTACATCGGTTCGTCAAAACGATAGAGCATACGCTGCAGCCGGAAGCCGATTTTGAAAAACTGATTGCCCATGAATATCAGATCAGCCCGTCGCTTGGTGGGCGTAGTGTCTTCGGACCGGCACGGTCGCCCGAATCCACCAACACACAGCTACGATTGTTTTAA
- a CDS encoding PAS domain S-box protein produces MAGPTMRSRSSHYAIAALAVAAATLIRFLLDPLVGDRFLLPTYFAAIGFAAWYAGVRVAIFAAILSYLAADYFFIPPDAALPLTHWDETTVNAFVAFIVVTATILILTELLNRANRRAIGDRERFRVTLSSIGDAVIATGPGERITFMNGIATALTGWQADEAIGRPLKEVFHIIQEKTRRPVENPCAKVIQTGAIVGLANHTVLIAKDGTERPIDDSAAPIFDDHGKVQGVILVFRDATKQRQAEEALQKLADIVEYSDDAIISKRIDGTITSWNAAAERLYGYTAAEAIGQHISLIVPADYRAELQEIMQRLSAGERIEHWDTVRQRKDGSLVEVSLRISPIKNAEGEVVGASKVARDISARRKEENAVEFLADSGQKLAALVDERSVQDLIASLPVPYFADWCIVYRLIDDGQIEPAAYYHRDPDNSAALHELIAAIPLSWDSMASAANALRKDASHLVADIPRSHLNTFSAKPAVGALFDKLRPRSVISVPMRARDHILGVITFVRSDGREAYHDADCRFAENIAGRAAIAIDNAQLYQSVQQAVGQRDEFLAMLAHELRNPLAAIRYATDLARMPAQEYNPHLFDIVERQLGNFSRLIDDLLDVSRVSQNKISLQLEDSDAKIIASRALETARPVLLLKGHQITVELTDEELPIHVDAVRTEQIVVNLLTNAAKYTPDGGHVCLRVQADRECAVTSVSDSGIGIAPEVLPRVFDLFAQADRTIDRTEGGLGIGLTVARRLAEMQGGVLSAASKGLGKGSEFTLRLRLTTPKPSSAVAANRAQATSHQLRILVVDDNRDTATTASLLLKASKHEVREAYEGYAALETFKAFKPDVALLDLGLPGLNGFEVAQKLREAGFSREILIAVSGYGQPEDRRRSQEAGFNYHLIKPVHHADLIKILNTIVPGIRDES; encoded by the coding sequence ATGGCTGGACCGACCATGCGCTCGCGATCCTCTCATTATGCGATCGCAGCGCTGGCGGTCGCCGCCGCCACGCTGATCAGGTTCCTCCTCGACCCACTCGTTGGTGACCGGTTTCTATTACCGACCTATTTTGCAGCGATCGGCTTCGCCGCCTGGTATGCCGGCGTAAGGGTAGCCATCTTCGCGGCAATACTGAGCTATCTGGCGGCAGACTATTTTTTTATCCCACCGGATGCCGCACTCCCTCTTACGCACTGGGATGAGACAACTGTCAACGCCTTTGTTGCCTTCATCGTCGTCACCGCCACCATTCTCATCCTCACGGAACTGTTGAATCGCGCCAATCGACGCGCTATCGGGGATCGTGAAAGGTTCCGCGTCACCCTGTCAAGCATCGGCGACGCGGTCATTGCCACCGGACCCGGTGAACGCATCACATTCATGAATGGCATCGCCACCGCCCTGACCGGATGGCAAGCCGACGAAGCGATCGGGCGGCCGCTGAAAGAGGTGTTTCACATCATTCAGGAGAAGACTCGCCGCCCCGTCGAGAATCCGTGTGCCAAAGTTATTCAGACTGGCGCCATCGTCGGTCTGGCCAATCATACTGTTCTCATTGCCAAGGATGGCACGGAACGGCCCATCGACGATAGCGCTGCCCCCATTTTCGACGACCACGGCAAGGTGCAAGGCGTCATCCTTGTCTTTCGTGACGCCACCAAGCAGCGCCAGGCGGAAGAAGCACTGCAAAAGCTCGCCGACATCGTCGAATACTCTGACGATGCCATCATCAGCAAACGAATCGATGGCACGATCACTAGCTGGAACGCTGCCGCCGAACGACTCTACGGCTACACCGCAGCCGAAGCTATCGGTCAACACATTAGCCTCATCGTCCCTGCCGACTACCGGGCGGAACTCCAGGAAATTATGCAGCGGCTTTCTGCCGGTGAGCGAATCGAGCATTGGGACACTGTCCGCCAACGCAAGGACGGTTCGCTGGTCGAGGTGTCACTGCGCATCTCTCCCATCAAGAACGCCGAAGGAGAAGTGGTTGGCGCTTCCAAGGTGGCTCGCGATATTAGCGCTCGGCGAAAGGAAGAAAACGCCGTTGAATTTTTGGCAGATTCCGGGCAGAAGTTGGCGGCGCTTGTGGACGAGCGGAGTGTGCAAGACCTGATTGCCAGCTTGCCCGTGCCGTATTTTGCGGACTGGTGCATCGTTTACCGCCTAATCGACGATGGACAGATCGAACCCGCGGCATATTATCATCGCGATCCTGACAATAGCGCCGCCTTGCATGAATTGATCGCGGCTATTCCGTTGAGCTGGGACTCCATGGCGTCCGCTGCCAATGCCTTACGCAAAGACGCCTCTCATCTCGTTGCCGATATCCCCCGATCACACTTAAACACCTTTTCGGCCAAACCGGCGGTCGGCGCCCTCTTTGACAAACTGCGCCCGCGCTCGGTGATCAGCGTGCCAATGCGGGCGCGAGATCATATCCTTGGCGTCATCACCTTCGTGAGGTCCGATGGGCGCGAAGCGTATCATGATGCCGACTGCCGTTTTGCCGAGAACATTGCCGGAAGAGCAGCGATCGCCATCGACAATGCCCAGCTATATCAGTCCGTTCAACAAGCCGTTGGCCAGCGTGACGAATTCCTGGCCATGCTCGCCCATGAGCTGCGAAACCCTTTGGCCGCCATTCGCTACGCGACCGACCTCGCCCGCATGCCGGCACAAGAATACAACCCGCACCTGTTTGACATCGTCGAACGGCAGCTCGGCAACTTCTCACGCCTGATCGACGATCTTCTTGATGTATCCCGTGTCAGCCAGAACAAGATTTCGCTCCAGCTGGAAGATTCCGACGCCAAGATTATCGCCTCACGGGCTCTGGAAACGGCTCGTCCGGTTCTGTTGTTGAAAGGGCACCAAATCACCGTCGAGCTTACCGACGAGGAATTGCCGATTCATGTCGACGCGGTACGCACCGAGCAAATCGTGGTTAATCTCCTCACCAATGCCGCGAAGTACACACCCGACGGAGGACACGTGTGCCTTAGGGTACAAGCCGACCGAGAATGTGCCGTCACTAGCGTTTCCGATTCCGGTATCGGTATTGCGCCCGAAGTCTTGCCGCGCGTCTTCGATCTTTTCGCCCAGGCCGACCGGACCATCGATCGCACTGAGGGAGGCCTCGGCATCGGTTTGACCGTAGCCAGACGACTCGCGGAAATGCAGGGCGGGGTGCTTTCGGCGGCCAGTAAAGGACTCGGCAAAGGCTCCGAGTTCACCTTGCGGCTGCGCCTCACGACTCCGAAACCGTCGTCGGCGGTCGCCGCCAATCGAGCACAAGCGACAAGTCATCAGCTACGCATCTTGGTCGTCGACGATAACCGTGACACCGCGACAACCGCCTCATTGCTCTTAAAGGCCAGCAAACATGAGGTGCGAGAAGCATACGAAGGTTATGCCGCACTTGAAACGTTCAAGGCCTTTAAGCCGGACGTGGCGTTGCTGGACTTGGGCCTTCCCGGACTGAATGGATTCGAGGTCGCCCAAAAGCTCCGCGAAGCTGGATTTTCTCGCGAGATCCTGATTGCGGTTTCTGGATACGGCCAACCGGAAGATCGTCGTCGATCACAGGAAGCTGGCTTCAATTACCACCTTATCAAGCCTGTGCATCATGCGGACCTGATAAAAATCCTGAATACGATTGTCCCAGGTATTCGCGACGAGTCGTAA